In a single window of the Phaenicophaeus curvirostris isolate KB17595 unplaced genomic scaffold, BPBGC_Pcur_1.0 scaffold_277, whole genome shotgun sequence genome:
- the FBXO46 gene encoding F-box only protein 46, translating to MEPGAFPQLQLWCPRPFGTYSQNKPCAAPPKKPFACLPGATPSSENTPPSTPSPAPPAPPDAAIAAAAAPAPPDEGRVLLDTWYVIKPGNTKEKVAFFVAHQCGGGITGGATARAGTMKVKGHWGSDSSKAKRRRRCRDPAKTKAAPARATGSPEAAALPIGDAADLVSVAEMVALVERRAALALQSFPRGGGGGGGVVVPSGADCSRVAEAVAHFESRQREGAGVGRPGGEGAGVVAPESSAPGPGEVRIAFRISGAGAGTAERPNCVFANGAGNRAKDKITCDLYQLISPSRDALPTNVEFLLAGAKGDADGAAEAAGNGEAGNGSAEGKDCGAGFHVDVVVTGVVDQCVFFGKDSAKKMKEETFRLPAPPEEPPPPPPPPGQLFLLPVAEEPATVEDADTGEEAAAAASGADSSLCRLYRHVSHDFLEIRFKIQRLLEPRQYMLLLPEHVMVKIFSYLPTQALAALKCSCHYFKSIIETFGVQATDSRWNRDPLYRDDPCKQCKKRYEKGDVSLCRWHPKPYHHDLPYGRSYWMCCRRPEKEAPGCRVGLHDNNWVHPAGRRDEGR from the coding sequence ATGGAGCCCGGCGCCTTcccccagctgcagctgtggtGCCCGCGCCCCTTCGGCACCTACTCCCAGAACAAACCCTGCGCCGcgccccccaaaaaacccttcGCCTGCCTCCCCGGCGCCACCCCCTCCTCCGAGAACacccccccctccaccccatcCCCGGCACCCCCGGCGCCTCCCGATGCCGccatcgccgccgccgccgccccggcaCCTCCGGACGAAGGCCGCGTGCTGCTCGACACCTGGTACGTCATCAAACCCGGCAACACCAAGGAGAAAGTGGCTTTTTTCGTGGCTCACCAGTGCGGCGGCGGCATCACCGGCGGCGCCACCGCCCGCGCCGGCACCATGAAGGTCAAGGGCCACTGGGGCAGCGACAGCTCCAAAGCCAAGCGGCGCCGGCGCTGCCGCGACCCCGCGAAGACCAAAGCGGCGCCGGCACGGGCTACCGGGAGCCCCGAGGCGGCCGCTCTGCCTATCGGCGACGCCGCCGACTTGGTGTCGGTGGCGGAGATGGTGGCGCTGGTGGAGCGGAGGGCGGCGCTGGCCCTGCAGAGCTTCCCCCGCggtggtggcggcggcggcggcgtgGTGGTGCCGAGCGGCGCCGATTGCAGCCGCGTGGCCGAAGCCGTCGCCCACTTCGAGTCGCGGCAGCGGGAAGGCGCCGGCGTGGGGCGTCCCGGTGGTGAAGGAGCCGGCGTGGTGGCACCAGAATCCTCAGCACCGGGTCCCGGCGAGGTGCGAATCGCCTTCCGCATCTCCGGAGCGGGCGCCGGCACCGCCGAGCGTCCCAATTGCGTCTTTGCCAACGGCGCCGGCAACCGCGCCAAAGATAAAATCACCTGCGACCTCTACCAGCTGATCAGCCCCTCGCGCGACGCCCTCCCCACCAACGTCGAGTTCCTCTTGGCCGGCGCCAAAGGCGACGCCGACGGGGCCGCCGAGGCCGCGGGGAACGGCGAAGCCGGCAACGGAAGCGCCGAGGGGAAGGATTGCGGCGCCGGCTTCCACGTGGACGTGGTGGTGACGGGCGTGGTGGATCAATGCGTCTTCTTCGGCAAAGACAGCGCCAAGAAGATGAAGGAGGAGACTTTCCGGCTGCCGGCGCCGCCGGAGGAGccaccgccgccgccgccaccgccggGGCAGCTCTTCCTCCTGCCCGTCGCCGAGGAGCCGGCGACGGTGGAAGACGCCGACAccggggaggaggcggcggcggcggcgagcggggcCGACTCATCGCTGTGCCGGTTGTACCGGCACGTGTCGCACGATTTCTTGGAGATCCGCTTCAAGATCCAGCGGCTGCTGGAGCCGCGGCAGTACATGCTCCTCTTGCCGGAGCACGTGATGGTGAAGATCTTCAGCTACCTGCCCACGCAGGCGTTGGCCGCCCTCAAGTGCTCGTGCCACTACTTCAAATCCATCATCGAGACCTTCGGCGTCCAGGCCACCGACTCGCGGTGGAACCGCGACCCCCTGTACCGCGACGACCCCTGCAAGCAGTGCAAGAAGCGCTACGAGAAGGGGGACGTGTCCCTGTGCCGCTGGCACCCCAAACCCTATCACCACGACCTGCCTTACGGCCGATCCTACTGGATGTGCTGCCGGCGCCCCGAGAAGGAGGCGCCCGGCTGCCGCGTCGGCCTCCATGATAATAATTGGGTCCATCCGGCCGGCCGGCGCGACGAGGGGAGGTGA